The following proteins come from a genomic window of Nocardiopsis sp. YSL2:
- a CDS encoding sugar transferase: MTAGFDGARRARPRGWTRSYVAGLVVLDLTAALAATAAGTAVRFHDSLGAATTTPYFHLSLLLPLTWVVFVYLGGGYARRFLGVGTEEYRRVAVSGALLASAVAIGAYAVKFDLARGYALVALPLIVLVSLTLRYARRKALHRRRRSGQCMSGVVVVGYRVAARDLIRRFRGEIYHGMRVVGVCLPESESLGGRAPDEVEGCPVLGSFTDAADAASLVGADTVAVLACPEMDGAELRRLAWRLEKSGTDLIVASALMEVAGPRTSIRPVAGLPLLHVEHPELTGVRRVLKSFFDRSAAALALVLLSPLLLVLCVLIRSEGGGPALFTQTRVGRGGVEFTVYKFRTMVVGAEALKAMLTPRNEHDGVLFKMRRDPRVTPVGAWLRRYSLDELPQLINVVRGEMSLVGPRPPLPEEVAQYGHDVRRRLVVKPGLTGLWQVSGRSDLTWEESVRLDLRYVENWSLTLDIQILWKTWSAVIRGAGAY, translated from the coding sequence ATCACCGCGGGCTTCGACGGCGCGCGGCGGGCGCGCCCGCGGGGCTGGACGCGCTCCTACGTGGCGGGCCTGGTCGTGCTCGACCTCACCGCCGCCCTCGCCGCGACGGCGGCGGGCACCGCGGTCCGCTTCCACGACTCCCTGGGCGCGGCGACCACGACGCCCTACTTCCACCTGTCCCTGCTGCTGCCGCTCACCTGGGTCGTGTTCGTCTACCTCGGCGGCGGCTACGCGCGGCGCTTCCTGGGGGTGGGGACCGAGGAGTACCGGCGGGTCGCCGTCTCCGGCGCCCTGCTCGCGTCCGCCGTCGCCATCGGCGCCTATGCCGTCAAGTTCGACCTGGCCCGGGGCTACGCCCTGGTCGCGCTGCCGCTCATCGTCCTGGTGAGCCTGACCCTGCGCTACGCGCGCCGCAAGGCCCTGCACCGGCGGCGGCGCTCGGGCCAGTGCATGAGCGGAGTCGTGGTCGTCGGCTACCGCGTGGCCGCCCGCGACCTCATCCGACGCTTCCGGGGCGAGATCTACCACGGCATGCGGGTCGTGGGCGTGTGCCTGCCCGAGAGCGAGTCCCTCGGTGGGCGGGCTCCCGACGAGGTGGAGGGGTGCCCGGTCCTGGGCTCCTTCACCGACGCGGCGGACGCGGCGTCCCTGGTCGGGGCCGACACCGTCGCCGTGCTGGCCTGCCCCGAGATGGACGGGGCGGAACTGCGGCGGCTGGCCTGGCGGCTGGAGAAGAGCGGCACCGACCTCATCGTCGCCTCCGCCCTCATGGAGGTCGCCGGGCCGCGCACCTCCATCCGACCCGTGGCCGGACTGCCGCTGCTGCACGTGGAGCACCCCGAGCTCACCGGGGTGCGCCGCGTCCTCAAGAGCTTCTTCGACCGGTCGGCCGCCGCGCTGGCGCTGGTCCTGCTCTCCCCGCTGCTGCTGGTGTTGTGCGTGCTCATCCGGTCGGAGGGCGGCGGACCGGCGCTGTTCACCCAGACGCGCGTCGGCAGGGGCGGGGTCGAGTTCACGGTTTACAAGTTCCGTACCATGGTGGTCGGGGCCGAGGCGTTGAAGGCGATGCTCACGCCCCGCAACGAGCACGACGGTGTGCTGTTCAAGATGCGTCGCGATCCCAGGGTCACGCCCGTGGGGGCATGGCTGCGCCGGTATTCGCTGGATGAGCTTCCCCAGCTCATCAACGTGGTACGTGGGGAGATGTCGCTCGTCGGCCCCAGGCCGCCGCTGCCGGAGGAGGTCGCCCAGTACGGGCACGACGTCCGCCGCAGGCTGGTGGTCAAGCCGGGGTTGACGGGCCTCTGGCAGGTCAGCGGTCGATCCGACCTCACATGGGAGGAATCGGTCCGCCTGGATCTGCGGTACGTGGAAAACTGGTCGCTGACATTGGACATCCAGATCCTGTGGAAGACGTGGTCAGCGGTGATCCGTGGGGCGGGAGCATACTAG
- the pth gene encoding aminoacyl-tRNA hydrolase produces the protein MWSWWRRSNGSGVRKNEDMAETERWLVVGLGNPGPTYAANRHNAGFMVVDALARAGNERWKSHKARAEVVETRLDGTPVVLAKPRTYMNLSGGPTAALSAFYKIPVERIVVVHDELDIDFGALKLKRGGGSGGHNGLKSLTASLSGPDYVRVRFGVGRPPGRMDAAAFVLRDFSSTERGELDLNVERAADAVRTVLTDGLDRAQNIFHTAA, from the coding sequence ATGTGGAGCTGGTGGCGGAGGTCGAACGGGTCGGGCGTCAGGAAGAACGAGGACATGGCTGAGACCGAGCGGTGGCTGGTCGTCGGGCTGGGCAACCCCGGCCCCACGTACGCGGCGAACCGGCACAACGCGGGCTTCATGGTGGTCGACGCGCTGGCCCGCGCCGGGAACGAGCGCTGGAAGTCCCACAAGGCCCGCGCCGAGGTCGTCGAGACCCGTCTGGACGGCACGCCGGTGGTCCTGGCCAAGCCGCGGACGTACATGAACCTCTCCGGCGGCCCCACGGCCGCGCTGAGCGCCTTCTACAAGATCCCCGTCGAGCGGATCGTCGTGGTCCACGACGAGCTCGACATCGACTTCGGCGCTCTCAAGCTCAAGCGGGGCGGCGGCTCCGGCGGGCACAACGGGCTCAAGTCGCTGACGGCGTCCCTGTCCGGGCCGGACTACGTGCGCGTGCGCTTCGGCGTGGGCCGCCCGCCGGGACGCATGGACGCCGCCGCCTTCGTGCTCAGGGACTTCTCCTCCACGGAGCGCGGCGAGCTCGACCTCAACGTCGAGCGTGCCGCGGACGCCGTCCGCACCGTCCTCACCGACGGACTGGACCGGGCGCAGAACATCTTCCACACCGCCGCCTGA
- a CDS encoding 50S ribosomal protein L25/general stress protein Ctc: protein MSEVRIAAEPRTEFGKGASRRARRAGKVPAVLYGHGTEPRHLNLPGHDLMLALKTPNVLIRLDGLDKDNLALPKSVQRDAIKGFLEHVDLLVVSKGEKVEVEINVTLTGEVKAPGVLNQELVTVTVEAEATHIPEGVEFSVEGLEVGANPTASELKLPAGTTLVTDPDSLLLTVSAPRVEEEPTEGAESTESEAAAE, encoded by the coding sequence GTGTCCGAGGTACGTATCGCTGCCGAGCCCCGCACGGAATTCGGCAAGGGCGCCTCCCGTCGCGCTCGCCGCGCGGGTAAGGTGCCGGCCGTCCTCTACGGCCACGGCACCGAGCCCCGCCACCTGAACCTGCCGGGCCACGATCTCATGCTCGCCCTGAAGACCCCCAACGTCCTGATTCGTCTGGACGGCCTGGACAAGGACAATCTCGCCCTTCCCAAGAGCGTGCAGCGCGACGCCATCAAGGGCTTCCTTGAGCACGTCGACCTGCTGGTCGTGTCCAAGGGCGAGAAGGTCGAGGTCGAGATCAACGTGACCCTGACCGGTGAGGTCAAGGCACCGGGTGTGCTCAACCAGGAGCTCGTCACCGTGACCGTCGAGGCCGAGGCCACCCACATCCCCGAGGGCGTGGAGTTCAGCGTCGAGGGCCTGGAGGTCGGTGCCAACCCGACCGCCTCCGAGCTGAAGCTGCCCGCGGGCACCACGCTGGTCACCGACCCCGACTCGCTGCTGCTCACCGTCTCCGCGCCGCGCGTGGAGGAGGAGCCCACCGAGGGCGCCGAGAGCACCGAGAGCGAGGCCGCCGCCGAGTAG
- a CDS encoding ribose-phosphate diphosphokinase: MSGMKATGQKQMMLFSGRTHPALADEVAKEMGIDVVPTRFDTFANGEIFVRYLESVRGSDAFVIQCHADPINEAIMEQLIMVDALKRASAKRITVVTPFFGYARQDKKHRGREPISARLMTDLFRTAGADRMMAVDLHTDQIQGFFDGPVDHLFALPILADHIASRVDLSEITVVSPDAGRVRTADKWADRLGAPLAIIHKRRDPDVANQVKVHEVVGQVEGRVCVLVDDMIDTGGTIVKAADALFEQGAAKVVVAATHGVLSGPAAERLQNSRISEVVITNSLPVPEERAFEKLTQLSIAPLVARAISEVFTDGSVTSLFE, translated from the coding sequence GTGAGCGGCATGAAGGCCACCGGCCAGAAACAGATGATGCTCTTCTCGGGGCGCACGCACCCCGCGCTGGCCGACGAGGTAGCGAAGGAGATGGGGATCGACGTGGTCCCCACGCGGTTCGACACCTTCGCCAACGGTGAGATCTTCGTCCGCTACCTGGAGTCGGTGCGCGGCAGCGACGCCTTCGTGATCCAGTGCCACGCGGATCCGATCAACGAGGCCATCATGGAGCAGCTGATCATGGTGGACGCGCTCAAGCGGGCCTCCGCCAAGCGCATCACCGTGGTCACGCCGTTCTTCGGGTACGCCCGACAGGACAAGAAGCACCGCGGGCGCGAGCCCATCTCGGCGCGCCTGATGACCGACCTGTTCCGCACCGCCGGAGCGGACCGGATGATGGCCGTCGACCTGCACACGGACCAGATCCAGGGCTTCTTCGACGGTCCGGTCGACCACCTGTTCGCGCTGCCGATCCTGGCCGACCACATCGCGAGCCGGGTCGACCTGTCCGAGATCACGGTCGTCTCCCCGGACGCCGGCCGTGTGCGCACCGCCGACAAGTGGGCGGACCGCCTGGGCGCGCCCCTGGCGATCATCCACAAGCGCCGTGACCCGGACGTCGCCAACCAGGTGAAGGTGCACGAGGTCGTCGGCCAGGTCGAGGGCCGCGTCTGCGTGCTGGTCGACGACATGATCGACACCGGCGGCACCATCGTGAAGGCCGCCGACGCGCTCTTCGAGCAGGGCGCGGCCAAGGTCGTCGTCGCCGCCACGCACGGTGTGCTGTCGGGCCCGGCCGCCGAGCGCCTGCAGAACTCCCGGATCTCCGAGGTCGTCATCACCAACTCGCTGCCGGTCCCCGAGGAGCGCGCCTTCGAGAAGCTGACGCAGCTGTCGATCGCCCCGCTGGTGGCCCGCGCCATCAGCGAGGTCTTCACGGACGGCTCGGTCACGAGCCTGTTCGAGTAG
- the glmU gene encoding bifunctional UDP-N-acetylglucosamine diphosphorylase/glucosamine-1-phosphate N-acetyltransferase GlmU, with protein sequence MSVNRPAAVIVLAAGEGTRMKSKLPKVLHEINGRSMLGHVLSAARDLSPQYSVVVVGHAREQVRAHLAEAAPEALTAVQDEQNGTGHAVRMAVEDLASQGVKLTETVILTCGDTPLLRAETLAGLVAEHESEGNAVTVLSARVPDPHGYGRIVRDEHGSFTRIVEHADAAPGERAIDEINSGMYAFDGALLTSVVQRLSTDNAKGEEYITDAVALLRGDGHRVGAWAAEDWQEVQGVNDRVQLAEARRVLNQRLLREHMRSGVTVVDPATTWVDAQVRIGRDAVIEPGTRLLGATVIGEDAHVGPGATLEDTVVGEGARVRETTADGAEIGPGASVGPYTYLRPGTRLAERAKAGAFVEVKNSNIGAGSKVPHLTYVGDADIGVGSNIGCSSVFVNYDGVDKHRSTIGDHVRLGSDNTFVAPVRVGDGAYSGAGTVIRDDVPPGALAVSEGNRQRNVEGWTRRKRPGTASAEAAEQAERHRADNEQ encoded by the coding sequence GTGAGCGTGAACCGCCCGGCTGCCGTCATCGTCCTCGCGGCGGGCGAGGGCACCCGAATGAAGTCCAAGCTGCCCAAGGTCCTCCACGAGATCAACGGCCGAAGCATGCTCGGACACGTGCTCTCCGCCGCCCGTGACCTGTCGCCGCAGTACTCGGTGGTCGTCGTCGGCCACGCCCGAGAGCAGGTCCGGGCCCATCTGGCGGAGGCCGCCCCCGAAGCCCTCACCGCGGTCCAGGACGAACAGAACGGCACCGGCCACGCCGTGCGCATGGCCGTCGAGGACCTCGCCTCGCAGGGCGTCAAGCTCACCGAGACCGTCATCCTCACCTGCGGCGACACGCCCCTGCTCCGCGCCGAGACCCTCGCAGGGCTGGTCGCCGAGCACGAGAGCGAGGGCAACGCCGTCACCGTGCTCTCCGCCCGGGTGCCCGACCCGCACGGCTACGGGCGCATCGTCCGCGACGAGCACGGCTCCTTCACCCGCATCGTCGAACACGCCGACGCCGCCCCCGGCGAGCGCGCCATCGACGAGATCAACTCCGGCATGTACGCCTTCGACGGCGCCCTGCTCACCTCCGTCGTCCAGCGGCTGTCCACGGACAACGCCAAGGGCGAGGAGTACATCACCGACGCCGTCGCGCTGCTGCGCGGCGACGGCCACCGCGTGGGCGCCTGGGCCGCCGAGGACTGGCAGGAGGTCCAGGGCGTCAACGACCGCGTCCAGCTGGCCGAGGCCAGGCGGGTCCTCAACCAGCGCCTGCTGCGCGAGCACATGCGCTCCGGCGTCACGGTCGTGGACCCCGCCACCACCTGGGTGGACGCCCAGGTGCGCATCGGCCGCGACGCGGTGATCGAACCCGGCACCCGCCTGCTCGGCGCCACCGTCATCGGCGAGGACGCCCACGTGGGCCCCGGCGCCACCCTGGAGGACACGGTGGTGGGCGAGGGCGCGCGCGTGCGCGAGACCACCGCGGACGGGGCGGAGATCGGGCCCGGGGCCTCCGTCGGCCCCTACACCTACCTCCGGCCGGGCACCCGCCTGGCCGAGCGGGCCAAGGCCGGCGCCTTCGTCGAGGTCAAGAACTCGAACATCGGCGCCGGTTCCAAGGTTCCGCACCTGACCTACGTCGGCGACGCGGACATCGGTGTGGGCAGCAACATCGGCTGCTCCTCGGTGTTCGTCAACTACGACGGGGTCGACAAGCATCGGAGCACCATCGGCGACCACGTGCGTCTCGGCAGCGACAACACCTTCGTCGCGCCGGTGCGGGTGGGCGACGGTGCCTACTCCGGGGCCGGAACCGTGATCCGGGACGACGTCCCGCCCGGCGCCCTGGCGGTCTCCGAAGGGAACCGCCAGCGCAACGTCGAGGGCTGGACCCGGCGCAAGCGCCCGGGCACAGCGTCCGCGGAGGCGGCGGAGCAGGCCGAGCGGCACAGAGCCGACAACGAGCAGTGA
- a CDS encoding acyl-CoA desaturase, with translation MTAAPEVPTATPRKREVIPEYEPEARGKAERYTVFAFVFIPLIALLASVPFFWGWGLSMTDIAIGVVFYVISGLGITVGFHRHFTHGSFKANRPLRIALAVAGSMAIEGSVIKWVADHRRHHKYADAEGDPHSPWRFGDDWKSVAKGLYYAHMAWMYLDEKKTSPRRFTPDLLKDKDVVLVDKLFLPIVIFSLGAPALIGGLVTMSWWGAVTAFFWASLVRVALLHHVTWSINSICHTIGEENFEVRDRSRNVWWLAIPSFGESWHNLHHADPTCARHGVLKGQIDISARIIWAFEKFGWATKVRWPNNERLAAKRVSV, from the coding sequence ATGACCGCAGCTCCCGAGGTACCGACCGCGACCCCGCGGAAACGCGAGGTCATCCCCGAGTACGAGCCAGAGGCGAGGGGCAAGGCCGAGCGCTACACGGTGTTCGCGTTCGTCTTCATCCCGCTCATCGCGCTGCTCGCCTCCGTGCCCTTCTTCTGGGGCTGGGGCCTGTCGATGACCGACATCGCCATCGGCGTGGTCTTCTACGTGATCAGCGGACTGGGCATCACGGTCGGCTTCCACCGGCACTTCACCCACGGCTCGTTCAAGGCCAACCGCCCGCTGCGCATCGCGCTGGCGGTCGCGGGCAGCATGGCCATCGAGGGCAGCGTCATCAAATGGGTGGCCGACCACCGCCGCCACCACAAGTACGCCGACGCCGAGGGCGACCCGCACTCGCCGTGGCGCTTCGGCGACGACTGGAAGTCGGTGGCCAAGGGCCTGTACTACGCGCACATGGCGTGGATGTACCTGGACGAGAAGAAGACCTCGCCTCGCCGGTTCACGCCGGACCTGCTCAAGGACAAGGACGTCGTCCTCGTCGACAAGCTCTTCCTGCCGATCGTCATCTTCTCGCTGGGCGCGCCCGCCCTCATCGGCGGCCTGGTCACCATGTCCTGGTGGGGCGCGGTCACCGCGTTCTTCTGGGCGAGCCTGGTCCGCGTGGCCCTGCTGCACCACGTCACCTGGTCGATCAACTCCATCTGCCACACCATCGGCGAGGAGAACTTCGAGGTCCGCGACCGCTCCCGCAACGTGTGGTGGCTGGCCATCCCGTCCTTCGGCGAGTCGTGGCACAACCTGCACCACGCCGACCCGACCTGCGCCCGCCACGGTGTGCTCAAGGGCCAGATCGACATCTCCGCCCGGATCATCTGGGCGTTCGAGAAGTTCGGCTGGGCCACCAAGGTCCGCTGGCCCAACAACGAACGGCTCGCCGCCAAGCGGGTCAGCGTCTAG
- a CDS encoding TetR/AcrR family transcriptional regulator gives MGAADSDQTTRVRRKRMTGRERRQQLVEIGRELFAERGFDATSVEEIAARAGVSKPVVYEHFGGKEGIYAVVVDREMRTLLDMVGDALTADSARTKIEKAALALLRYVEENTVGFRVLTRDSHAASATGSFASLLNDIASQVEHIMVDEFADRGYDPALAPMYAQALVGMWALTGQWWLEVRRPKREVVAAHLVNLAWNGLSSLEARPRLQTRARGTD, from the coding sequence ATGGGAGCAGCCGACAGCGATCAGACGACACGCGTGCGCCGCAAGCGCATGACGGGCAGGGAGCGCCGACAACAGCTTGTGGAGATCGGCCGGGAGCTGTTCGCCGAACGCGGGTTCGACGCGACCTCCGTGGAGGAGATCGCGGCACGGGCGGGCGTGTCCAAGCCCGTGGTCTACGAGCACTTCGGCGGCAAGGAGGGCATCTACGCCGTCGTCGTGGACCGGGAGATGCGCACGCTCCTGGACATGGTGGGCGATGCCCTCACCGCCGACAGCGCGCGCACCAAGATCGAGAAGGCGGCCCTGGCACTGCTCCGGTACGTGGAGGAGAACACCGTCGGGTTCCGGGTCCTGACCCGCGACTCGCACGCGGCCTCCGCCACCGGGAGTTTCGCCAGCCTGCTCAACGACATCGCCAGCCAGGTCGAGCACATCATGGTCGACGAGTTCGCCGACCGCGGTTACGATCCGGCGCTGGCCCCCATGTACGCCCAGGCCCTGGTGGGTATGTGGGCCTTGACGGGGCAGTGGTGGCTGGAGGTGCGCCGACCCAAGCGCGAGGTCGTCGCGGCGCACCTGGTCAACCTGGCCTGGAACGGGCTGTCGAGCCTGGAGGCGCGGCCGAGGCTGCAGACCCGGGCGCGCGGAACGGACTGA
- a CDS encoding MarR family winged helix-turn-helix transcriptional regulator, with product MRDEVDGLIEAWRSQRPDVDVSPLEVFSRVSRLARHLDRARRTVFTEHALETWEFDVLAELRRSGPPYELSPGRLLRATLVTSGTMTNRVDRLAAAGLVRRRPDPADKRGVLVRLTDQGAERIDAALASLVRYEESLLAPMPADDREQLASLLRCLLAPLDRGPGDPQD from the coding sequence ATGCGCGATGAGGTGGATGGGCTGATCGAGGCGTGGCGCTCCCAACGCCCGGACGTGGACGTGTCACCGCTGGAGGTGTTCAGCCGGGTGTCCCGGCTCGCGCGCCACCTGGACCGCGCCCGCCGCACGGTGTTCACCGAGCACGCGCTGGAGACGTGGGAGTTCGACGTCCTGGCCGAGCTGCGCCGCTCCGGCCCCCCGTACGAGCTCAGTCCCGGCCGCCTGCTCCGGGCCACCCTGGTGACCTCCGGGACGATGACCAACCGGGTGGACCGCCTGGCCGCCGCCGGCCTCGTCCGGCGCCGCCCCGACCCGGCCGACAAGCGCGGCGTACTCGTCCGCCTCACCGACCAGGGCGCCGAGCGGATCGACGCCGCGCTGGCCTCGCTCGTGCGGTACGAGGAGTCGCTGCTGGCACCGATGCCGGCCGACGACCGCGAACAGCTGGCATCGTTACTCAGATGCCTTCTCGCACCACTCGACAGGGGTCCGGGCGATCCACAAGACTAG
- a CDS encoding GDSL-type esterase/lipase family protein, which produces MRIRWIAALTAAVVAMTGCGGDGDSADERTAAEPSYYLSLGDSLTVGVQPDENGRPETTADGYTDVLYRNLYDADSTLDHERMGCGGEDTTSFIEGGPAHCDEQYDGASQLEAAEEFLAENAGRVDLVTLTIGGNNFTGCVGDMENASGPSLDTACVEDGLERVDTEIPVIASRLRAAAGPDTQIIAMTYYNPFLAALLLEDGGTDGEEAEDAESSDGPEDAREDGDAEGADGSGEADDAEGADGSGEADDAEAGEPDLVEYATGVLEEMNESLRSSYAAQDIEVADVEATFDSTNFDVPADSDTGMPANVQSVCDLTWMCNTDRGPDIHTNRAGAQEIAATFEDLVQ; this is translated from the coding sequence GTGAGAATCCGGTGGATCGCGGCACTGACCGCGGCGGTCGTTGCCATGACGGGCTGCGGCGGCGACGGCGACTCGGCCGATGAGCGGACCGCGGCGGAGCCGAGCTACTACCTCTCCCTGGGCGACTCGTTGACCGTCGGCGTCCAGCCGGACGAGAACGGGCGGCCCGAGACGACCGCCGACGGGTACACCGACGTCCTGTACCGGAACCTGTACGACGCGGACTCCACGCTCGACCACGAGCGCATGGGCTGCGGCGGCGAGGACACCACCAGCTTCATCGAGGGCGGGCCGGCGCACTGCGACGAGCAGTACGACGGCGCGTCCCAGCTGGAGGCCGCCGAGGAGTTCCTCGCCGAGAACGCGGGCCGGGTCGACCTGGTCACCCTCACCATCGGCGGGAACAACTTCACCGGCTGCGTGGGCGACATGGAGAACGCGTCCGGCCCCTCCCTGGACACCGCGTGCGTCGAGGACGGGCTGGAGCGCGTCGACACGGAGATCCCGGTCATCGCGAGCCGTCTGCGCGCGGCCGCCGGACCGGACACCCAGATCATCGCGATGACCTACTACAACCCGTTCCTGGCGGCGCTGCTGTTGGAGGACGGCGGGACCGACGGCGAGGAGGCCGAGGACGCCGAGTCGAGCGACGGCCCCGAGGACGCACGGGAGGACGGCGACGCGGAGGGCGCGGACGGGTCCGGCGAGGCCGACGACGCGGAGGGCGCGGACGGGTCCGGCGAGGCCGACGACGCCGAGGCGGGCGAGCCCGACCTCGTGGAGTACGCCACCGGTGTCCTGGAGGAGATGAACGAGTCCCTGCGCTCCTCCTACGCCGCCCAGGACATCGAGGTCGCCGACGTCGAGGCGACCTTCGACTCCACGAACTTCGACGTGCCCGCGGACAGCGACACCGGCATGCCCGCCAACGTGCAGTCCGTCTGCGACCTGACGTGGATGTGCAACACCGACCGCGGTCCGGACATCCACACCAACCGGGCGGGCGCCCAGGAGATCGCCGCCACGTTCGAGGACCTCGTCCAGTAG
- a CDS encoding ABC-F family ATP-binding cassette domain-containing protein encodes MNLVNLQDVSLAYGPLVLLDKVSLGVDEGDRIGVVGRNGGGKSTLISVLSALTAPDSGRVVHNRGLRVGFLHQRDTFPDTTVGEFVLGDRAEHEWAGDARIRDLLRGLLGGWDLDTSMADLSGGERRRTGLARLLVDDHDLIVLDEPTNHLDIEGIAWLAQHLNARPEALVVVTHDRWFLDAVTTRTWEVGRGTVERYEGGYAAYVLAKAERDRQAAAAEERRQNIMRKELAWLRRGAPARTSKPKFRIEAANQLIADEPPARDSVELVRFASSRLGKTVVDLKDVTVAVPDRVLLDHLTWQLGPGDRVGLVGVNGAGKSTLLKILAEEREPDTGHVRTGRTVKLAHLSQNVAELDPDARPLQTVMEVREHITIGKRDYTASQMLERFGFRGERQWTPVGELSGGERRRLQLLRLLMDEPNVLLLDEPTNDLDIETLTELEDLLDGWPGSLVLVSHDRYFLERVTDRVLALMGDGGLAFLPGGVDEYLERRALRAGEATVPLGASETAEQESKAPAVSAADRRAAQKEMQRVERRMDRVSKRETELHELMAAAADDYTRLAELDAEAKALAAEREQLEEVWLEKAEQVGD; translated from the coding sequence ATGAATCTGGTCAATCTTCAGGACGTGTCCCTGGCCTACGGGCCCCTCGTACTCCTCGACAAGGTCTCGCTCGGCGTGGACGAGGGCGACCGCATCGGCGTCGTCGGCCGCAACGGGGGCGGCAAGTCGACGCTGATCTCCGTGCTGTCGGCGCTCACCGCGCCCGACTCGGGCCGGGTCGTGCACAACCGCGGACTCCGTGTCGGCTTCCTCCACCAGCGCGACACCTTCCCCGACACCACCGTCGGCGAGTTCGTGCTGGGTGACCGGGCCGAGCACGAGTGGGCGGGCGACGCGCGCATCCGCGACCTGCTCCGCGGCCTCCTCGGCGGCTGGGACCTGGACACCTCGATGGCGGACCTGTCCGGCGGCGAGCGCCGTCGCACGGGTCTGGCCCGGCTCCTGGTGGACGACCACGACCTCATCGTCCTGGACGAGCCCACCAACCACCTCGACATCGAGGGCATCGCCTGGCTGGCCCAGCACCTGAACGCCCGTCCCGAGGCGCTCGTGGTCGTCACACACGACCGGTGGTTCCTGGACGCGGTCACCACGCGCACCTGGGAGGTCGGGCGCGGCACCGTCGAGCGCTACGAGGGCGGGTACGCCGCCTACGTCCTGGCCAAGGCCGAGCGCGACCGCCAGGCCGCCGCGGCCGAGGAGCGCCGCCAGAACATCATGCGCAAGGAGCTGGCCTGGCTGCGCCGCGGCGCCCCCGCGCGCACCTCCAAGCCCAAGTTCCGGATCGAGGCGGCCAACCAGCTCATCGCGGACGAGCCGCCGGCCCGCGACTCCGTCGAGCTGGTCCGCTTCGCCAGCTCCCGCCTGGGCAAGACGGTCGTCGACCTCAAGGACGTGACCGTCGCCGTTCCCGACCGGGTCCTGCTCGACCACCTCACGTGGCAGCTCGGCCCCGGGGACCGGGTCGGACTGGTGGGCGTCAACGGCGCGGGCAAGTCCACCCTGCTCAAGATCCTCGCCGAGGAGCGCGAGCCCGACACCGGACACGTCCGCACGGGCCGCACGGTCAAGCTGGCGCACCTGTCCCAGAACGTGGCCGAGCTGGACCCCGACGCCCGCCCCCTCCAGACGGTGATGGAGGTGCGCGAGCACATCACCATCGGCAAGCGCGACTACACCGCCAGCCAGATGCTGGAGCGCTTCGGCTTCCGGGGCGAGCGCCAGTGGACGCCGGTCGGAGAGCTCTCCGGGGGTGAGCGCCGCCGCCTGCAGCTGCTGCGCCTGCTCATGGACGAGCCCAACGTGCTGCTCCTGGACGAGCCCACGAACGACCTCGACATCGAGACCCTCACCGAGCTGGAGGACCTGCTCGACGGCTGGCCCGGGTCGCTCGTCCTGGTCAGCCACGACCGCTACTTCCTGGAGCGCGTCACCGACCGCGTCCTGGCGCTGATGGGCGACGGCGGCCTGGCCTTCCTGCCCGGCGGCGTCGACGAGTACCTGGAGCGCCGCGCGCTCAGGGCGGGCGAGGCCACGGTGCCGCTGGGCGCCTCGGAGACGGCGGAGCAGGAGTCGAAGGCACCGGCCGTGTCGGCGGCCGACCGCCGCGCCGCGCAGAAGGAGATGCAGCGCGTCGAGCGGCGCATGGACCGGGTGTCCAAGCGCGAGACGGAGCTGCACGAGCTGATGGCCGCCGCGGCCGACGACTACACCCGCCTGGCCGAGCTGGACGCCGAGGCCAAGGCCCTGGCCGCCGAGCGCGAGCAGCTGGAGGAGGTCTGGCTGGAGAAGGCCGAGCAGGTGGGCGACTAG